Proteins encoded by one window of Venenivibrio stagnispumantis:
- a CDS encoding ATP-dependent Clp protease ATP-binding subunit, with product MFEKFTEKARKIILQAREEAINYKNNYLGSEHLLLALLEEEDITILVLTRFGISADKVKKSLLSQMTKGMHTGEVLFAPDAKRVLEFAVEEAKILHHQFVGPEHLLIGIVREKTGLGGRVLRGFGLEEYSVRREILQILGEVPPQEQNKQAPTPNLDRFSRDLTALAREGKLDPVVGRDREIERVIQILARRRKNNPVLIGEPGVGKTAIVEGLAQRIADRTVPEPLLGKRIVALDLASLVAGTKYRGQFEERLKNILKELEKAPNVILFIDELHTLIGAGAAEGSIDASNMLKPALARGEIQVIGATTLDEYRKYIEKDGALERRFQPVLVEAPSIEDTIKILKGLKKKFEEFHEVTYTDSAIEKAVEYSVKYIADRQLPDKAIDLIDEAGALVRLREVELPPKLKKLEEKLKEIEEAKAEAVKEQDYEKAAKFRDEELKIRAKFETLKIEWREERKKNKPKVVEKDIAEVIARWTGIPVARLTETESEKLLHIEDELHKRVIDQTEAISAVAKAIRRNSVGLKGRHRPIGVFLFLGPTGVGKTETAKALAEYLFGKEDALIRFDMSEYMEKHTVSRLIGAPPGYVGYEEGGQLTEAVRRKPYSVLLFDEIEKAHPDVFNIFLQIFDDGRLTDSFGRVVDFSNTIIIMTSNLGARMILESGKMGFETKSAIVDYNELKKNVMDQVRKAFSPEFINRLDEIIVFRPLDKNIIQGIIYNQLNEINKRLKEWDITVKLSKEFVDYLIEKEFRPEYGARSIKRALQSQVEDLLAEKILEGKLPAGSTAEVILTKDGKVDIKVKKPRKKKEKEEVLQ from the coding sequence ATGTTTGAGAAATTTACAGAAAAAGCAAGAAAAATAATATTACAGGCAAGAGAAGAAGCTATAAACTATAAAAATAATTATTTAGGTTCTGAACATCTATTGCTTGCTTTGCTTGAAGAGGAAGATATAACTATACTTGTATTAACCCGTTTTGGTATATCTGCAGATAAAGTGAAAAAAAGTTTATTATCTCAAATGACAAAAGGAATGCATACAGGGGAAGTTTTGTTTGCTCCGGATGCTAAGAGGGTTCTTGAGTTTGCAGTTGAGGAAGCAAAAATATTACATCATCAATTTGTAGGGCCTGAACATTTACTAATAGGTATCGTGAGAGAAAAAACAGGACTTGGTGGTAGGGTTTTAAGAGGATTTGGTTTGGAAGAATACTCTGTCAGAAGAGAGATACTTCAAATCTTAGGAGAAGTGCCACCACAGGAACAAAATAAACAAGCTCCAACACCAAATTTAGATAGATTTAGCAGAGATTTAACAGCCCTTGCAAGGGAAGGTAAACTTGACCCTGTAGTAGGTAGAGATAGGGAAATAGAAAGAGTTATACAGATACTTGCAAGAAGAAGAAAAAATAATCCGGTATTAATCGGTGAGCCAGGTGTAGGTAAAACAGCAATAGTTGAAGGACTCGCCCAAAGAATAGCAGATAGAACAGTTCCTGAACCACTTCTTGGAAAGAGAATAGTAGCCCTTGATTTAGCATCATTGGTAGCCGGCACAAAATATAGAGGTCAGTTTGAAGAAAGATTAAAAAATATTTTAAAAGAGCTTGAAAAAGCCCCAAATGTAATTTTATTTATAGATGAGCTTCATACACTTATAGGAGCCGGTGCAGCAGAAGGCTCCATAGATGCATCAAATATGTTAAAGCCAGCCCTTGCAAGAGGCGAAATACAGGTAATAGGAGCGACAACCCTTGATGAATATAGAAAATATATAGAAAAAGATGGAGCCTTAGAAAGAAGATTTCAGCCTGTTTTAGTAGAGGCACCATCAATAGAAGATACAATAAAGATATTAAAAGGATTAAAGAAAAAATTTGAAGAATTCCATGAAGTTACATATACAGATTCTGCTATAGAAAAAGCAGTAGAATATTCAGTAAAATATATAGCCGATAGACAATTGCCGGACAAAGCTATAGACCTCATAGATGAAGCAGGAGCTTTAGTAAGACTTAGGGAAGTTGAGCTTCCACCTAAGCTTAAAAAACTTGAAGAAAAACTTAAAGAGATAGAGGAAGCAAAAGCAGAAGCAGTAAAAGAGCAAGATTATGAAAAAGCAGCAAAATTTAGAGATGAAGAGCTTAAAATAAGAGCAAAATTTGAAACTCTAAAAATAGAATGGAGAGAAGAAAGAAAGAAAAACAAACCGAAAGTAGTAGAAAAAGATATAGCTGAAGTAATTGCGAGATGGACAGGTATACCTGTTGCAAGATTAACAGAAACAGAAAGCGAAAAATTACTTCATATAGAAGATGAATTACATAAAAGAGTGATAGACCAAACAGAAGCTATATCTGCAGTAGCTAAAGCTATAAGAAGAAACAGTGTAGGATTAAAGGGAAGACATAGACCAATAGGTGTTTTCTTATTCCTTGGACCAACAGGTGTTGGTAAAACTGAAACTGCTAAAGCATTGGCAGAGTATCTTTTTGGTAAGGAAGATGCACTTATCAGATTTGATATGTCTGAATATATGGAAAAACATACAGTATCAAGATTAATAGGAGCACCTCCTGGATATGTTGGATATGAGGAAGGAGGACAACTTACAGAAGCAGTAAGAAGAAAACCTTATTCTGTTTTACTTTTTGATGAAATAGAAAAAGCACATCCGGATGTATTTAATATATTCTTGCAGATATTTGATGATGGAAGATTAACAGATTCTTTTGGTAGAGTAGTAGATTTTAGTAATACTATAATAATTATGACATCTAATCTTGGTGCAAGAATGATACTTGAGAGTGGTAAGATGGGATTTGAAACAAAATCTGCAATAGTTGATTACAATGAACTTAAGAAAAATGTTATGGATCAAGTAAGAAAGGCATTTAGCCCTGAATTTATAAATAGATTAGATGAAATAATCGTTTTCAGACCATTGGACAAAAACATAATTCAAGGTATAATATATAACCAATTAAATGAAATAAACAAAAGGTTAAAAGAATGGGATATAACTGTAAAACTTTCGAAAGAGTTTGTAGACTACTTGATAGAGAAGGAGTTCAGACCGGAATATGGAGCAAGAAGTATAAAAAGAGCTCTTCAATCACAAGTAGAGGATTTACTTGCAGAGAAGATATTGGAAGGCAAACTTCCGGCAGGCTCTACAGCAGAAGTGATACTTACGAAAGATGGCAAAGTGGATATAAAAGTGAAAAAACCAAGAAAGAAAAAAGAGAAAGAGGAAGTTTTACAATAA